In the genome of Fusobacterium varium, one region contains:
- a CDS encoding tail fiber domain-containing protein, with the protein TFPPDSHTHPYLSTSGGTVNGNLTVTGQIVSNGDVTAFSDRELKENIQPLKDNFLDKLQVYSYNYIGEKDIRYGVIAQELQEFYPNLVLETDREVNGRKVLAVRDRDIIYLLLDAYQKLSKRVSELERGE; encoded by the coding sequence CACTTTTCCACCTGATTCACACACTCACCCTTATTTGTCAACAAGTGGTGGTACTGTTAATGGCAACTTAACTGTAACAGGTCAAATAGTATCTAATGGTGATGTTACTGCCTTTTCAGATAGAGAGTTAAAAGAGAATATCCAACCTCTAAAAGATAATTTTTTAGATAAACTACAAGTATATAGTTATAACTATATAGGAGAAAAGGATATTAGATATGGAGTTATAGCTCAAGAATTACAAGAGTTCTATCCTAACCTAGTCTTAGAAACTGATAGAGAAGTTAATGGAAGAAAAGTTCTTGCAGTAAGGGATAGAGATATTATTTATTTACTTCTAGATGCTTATCAGAAACTAAGTAAAAGGGTATCTGAACTAGAAAGAGGTGAGTAG